One Anser cygnoides isolate HZ-2024a breed goose chromosome 4, Taihu_goose_T2T_genome, whole genome shotgun sequence genomic region harbors:
- the SCOC gene encoding short coiled-coil protein isoform X3 encodes MMNADMDAVEAENQVELEEKTRLINQVLELQHTLEDLSARVDAVKEENLKLKSENQVLGQYIENLMSASSVFQTTDTKSKRK; translated from the exons ATGATGAATGCTGACATGGATG CTGTTGAGGCTGAGAATCAGGTGGAATTAGAAGAGAAAACACGGCTTATTAATCAAGTTTTGGAACTGCAGCACACACTTGAAG ATCTCTCAGCACGAGTAGATGCCGTTAAGGAAGAAAACTTGAAACTGAAATCAGAAAACCAAGTTCTTGGACAATATATAGAAAATCTGATGTCAGCATCTAGTGTTTTCCAAACCACtgacacaaaaagcaaaaggaagtaA